The Nostoc sp. 'Lobaria pulmonaria (5183) cyanobiont' genome window below encodes:
- a CDS encoding TIGR03279 family radical SAM protein yields the protein MTTIHPARITKVLPDSIAAEIGFEAGDAIVAINGTRPRDLIDYQFLCADEVLELEVLDAAGKTHSLEIEKDYDQDLGLEFETALFDGLIQCNNRCPFCFIDQQPPGKRTSLYFKDDDYRLSFLYGSYLTLTNLPEREWRRIEQMRLSPLYVSVHATEAEVRIRLLKNPRAGQILQQLKWFQKRRLQIHAQVVVCPGINDGEHLEQTLKDLASFHNGEVPAVASVAVVPVGLTRFRPPEDELIPVTREKAKEVISQVRTLSQQFRQKFSSSVAWLADEWFLIAGEELPSESEYEEYPQIDNGVGSIQLFIKQFATAATELLPPKVYPQRKLTWVVGNAVENAFQPILKRLNSIEGLKVNMRALCSDYWGQNITVTGLLTGHDLLLNLQGQDLGDGILLPNVMLKHGELVFLDDMSIEELACKLETKILPVGGVEDLINTCIL from the coding sequence ATGACTACCATTCATCCTGCCCGAATTACCAAGGTTCTTCCAGACTCAATAGCCGCAGAGATTGGTTTTGAAGCTGGGGATGCGATCGTTGCAATCAATGGTACACGCCCCCGCGACTTAATTGATTATCAGTTTTTGTGTGCTGATGAAGTCTTGGAATTAGAAGTTTTAGACGCAGCCGGTAAAACTCATAGCCTGGAAATCGAAAAAGATTACGACCAAGACTTGGGGCTAGAATTTGAAACTGCCCTATTTGATGGCTTAATTCAGTGCAATAACCGCTGTCCATTTTGCTTTATCGACCAACAGCCACCAGGTAAGCGCACCAGCTTGTACTTTAAAGACGACGATTACCGCTTAAGCTTTTTGTATGGCTCTTATCTTACCTTGACCAATTTGCCAGAAAGAGAATGGCGGCGGATTGAACAAATGCGCTTATCTCCGTTGTATGTTTCTGTTCATGCCACAGAGGCGGAAGTTAGAATTAGACTGCTGAAAAATCCCCGTGCGGGACAAATCCTGCAACAACTCAAGTGGTTTCAAAAAAGACGGCTACAAATTCATGCTCAAGTGGTTGTTTGTCCTGGTATAAATGATGGCGAACATCTGGAGCAAACCCTAAAAGATTTAGCATCCTTTCATAATGGTGAAGTGCCTGCGGTGGCATCGGTGGCAGTTGTGCCAGTTGGACTGACAAGGTTTCGGCCTCCAGAAGACGAACTCATACCCGTAACTAGAGAAAAAGCCAAAGAAGTGATTTCTCAAGTACGAACACTTTCGCAACAATTCCGGCAAAAGTTTTCCTCTAGCGTCGCTTGGTTAGCTGATGAGTGGTTTTTGATTGCAGGTGAGGAATTACCGAGCGAATCTGAATATGAAGAGTATCCCCAAATTGATAATGGTGTTGGTTCAATTCAGTTGTTTATCAAGCAATTTGCAACTGCTGCAACAGAATTACTACCGCCAAAAGTTTATCCTCAGAGAAAATTAACTTGGGTAGTAGGTAACGCAGTAGAAAACGCCTTTCAACCTATCTTGAAACGATTAAATTCTATTGAAGGTTTAAAAGTAAATATGCGTGCTTTATGCAGCGATTATTGGGGACAGAATATTACTGTCACAGGATTATTAACGGGTCATGATTTGCTGTTGAACTTACAAGGACAAGATTTGGGAGATGGAATTTTACTACCAAATGTAATGCTAAAACATGGGGAATTGGTATTTTTAGATGATATGAGTATTGAAGAATTAGCCTGCAAATTGGAGACAAAAATCTTACCAGTAGGAGGAGTTGAAGATTTAATCAATACCTGTATTCTTTAA
- a CDS encoding DUF3120 domain-containing protein has protein sequence MINNTLSSYSVSTPSIDTELDLADTGLKGIRQLESTLSFSPYLPLSSSARQSWLVFAAAVFLVSVPVFVEAPIVRSLPSLSLALTGFWVWLSFALMSRPATYVWGDLLLGFSWSWLAGAIYWGWLRWEPLWHLPVEFIGLPFACWCLAKNWGKVGNWFYLGSLLGTVLTDVYFYIVDLMPYWRQIMRVDADVVPQILQDALMQVQAPWGQTWAIILAVVLLTVGISALGRNQRHWYAFGGAVLSTILVDSLFLLAAIAA, from the coding sequence TTGATTAATAATACACTGTCCTCTTACAGCGTTTCTACCCCTTCTATTGATACCGAGTTGGATTTAGCTGATACTGGGCTGAAGGGTATTAGGCAATTGGAATCTACACTCTCCTTTTCTCCCTATCTTCCCTTATCTAGTTCTGCCCGACAAAGTTGGTTAGTCTTTGCGGCGGCTGTGTTTTTGGTATCAGTACCAGTATTTGTCGAAGCGCCAATAGTGCGATCGCTACCAAGTCTGAGTTTAGCCCTGACAGGATTTTGGGTATGGCTAAGTTTTGCCTTAATGTCACGTCCTGCAACTTATGTCTGGGGGGATTTGCTCTTAGGGTTTAGCTGGAGTTGGTTAGCAGGAGCGATTTACTGGGGCTGGTTACGTTGGGAACCTTTATGGCATCTGCCGGTGGAGTTTATCGGTTTACCGTTTGCTTGTTGGTGTCTGGCGAAGAATTGGGGCAAGGTAGGTAACTGGTTTTATTTAGGTTCTTTACTCGGTACAGTTTTAACAGATGTATATTTTTATATAGTAGATTTGATGCCCTATTGGCGGCAAATCATGAGAGTAGATGCAGATGTAGTACCGCAAATCTTACAAGATGCTCTCATGCAAGTACAAGCACCTTGGGGACAAACTTGGGCGATAATTCTCGCGGTAGTGCTATTAACAGTAGGAATTTCAGCTTTAGGTCGAAATCAAAGACACTGGTATGCCTTTGGTGGCGCAGTTTTAAGCACAATTTTAGTAGACAGCTTATTTTTGTTAGCTGCGATCGCAGCGTAA
- a CDS encoding undecaprenyl-diphosphate phosphatase: MEFIQAFILGIVQGITEFLPVSSTAHLLIFTKVFGWKELGSKDFVDAIQFGSVIAIVGYFWSLIYSITKGGIEALKAKDWQREEWKILVGIVVGTMPALIFGFLLKDILPESALIIGIMSIIMALILALAEKLGTRKRGFESLQIRDGILVGLGQTLALIPGVSRSGSTLTTALFLGLERATAAKFSFLLGFPTLTIATLYKSLKIFKLFQAHQLPDNIVALLIVGIISTLIFSYLSIAFLIKYLATKNTLIFVWYRLAFGSAILLAIAAGWKG; encoded by the coding sequence ATGGAGTTTATTCAAGCTTTTATTTTGGGTATTGTTCAAGGTATTACAGAGTTTTTGCCAGTCAGCAGTACTGCACATCTTCTGATTTTTACTAAGGTATTTGGTTGGAAAGAACTAGGTTCTAAAGATTTTGTTGATGCAATTCAATTTGGTAGCGTTATCGCAATTGTGGGGTATTTTTGGTCGCTGATTTATAGTATTACCAAAGGTGGAATTGAAGCATTAAAAGCCAAAGACTGGCAACGCGAAGAATGGAAGATTCTTGTCGGTATTGTAGTAGGAACAATGCCTGCTTTAATTTTCGGCTTTCTTTTGAAAGATATTTTACCTGAGAGTGCATTGATTATTGGCATCATGTCAATTATCATGGCACTTATACTAGCTTTAGCAGAAAAACTTGGCACTCGGAAGCGAGGTTTTGAGTCATTGCAGATTCGGGATGGTATTTTGGTTGGATTGGGACAAACACTTGCTTTGATTCCGGGCGTTTCCCGTTCTGGCTCGACTTTGACAACTGCCTTATTTTTAGGATTAGAACGCGCTACAGCCGCGAAATTCTCATTTTTGTTAGGGTTTCCAACTCTTACCATTGCGACGCTGTATAAAAGCTTGAAAATATTCAAGTTGTTTCAAGCTCACCAGTTGCCAGATAACATTGTTGCACTATTAATTGTAGGAATTATTTCAACCTTGATTTTTTCCTACCTATCAATTGCATTTTTGATTAAATACTTAGCAACCAAAAATACTTTGATTTTTGTATGGTATAGATTAGCATTTGGTAGTGCGATCTTACTAGCGATCGCAGCAGGTTGGAAAGGATAA
- a CDS encoding EAL domain-containing response regulator, translating into MPKILIIEDEEAVRENILDLLEAEDFQTIAAANGRIGVNLAISEVPDLILCDIMMPETDGYGVLTELREEPSTATIPFIFLTAKSDFRRGMDMGADDYITKPFTRSELLSAIMNRLGKYATLKRYLSPQTVINNLSPKMQLLEISLHRAIRQDNFQEFEIYYQPIVDIASGKIVAAESLLRWQSPELGMIYPTEFIPLAESTGLIVPIGKWVLKRVCQQIKSWRDAGIRSFIVAVNLSVIEFNQPDFIHNIVTFLAINELEPHYLELELTESMIMQDVNRAIATMSELQSLGVKIAIDDFGTGYSSLIYLTNFPINTLKIDRYFIHNVANNLRKSAITKPLIEMAHNLNLDVVAEGVETEAELGFLRQHNCNSMQGFLFSRPLPAAEFERTFFAH; encoded by the coding sequence ATGCCAAAAATATTAATAATAGAAGATGAGGAAGCAGTCAGGGAAAATATTTTAGATTTGCTAGAAGCTGAGGATTTTCAAACTATTGCTGCGGCTAATGGCAGAATCGGGGTAAATTTGGCTATCTCCGAAGTTCCTGATTTAATTCTTTGTGATATTATGATGCCAGAAACTGACGGTTATGGCGTGCTAACAGAATTACGTGAAGAACCATCAACGGCAACAATTCCCTTCATCTTTCTCACTGCCAAATCTGACTTCCGTCGAGGTATGGATATGGGTGCAGATGACTATATAACTAAACCATTTACTCGATCTGAGTTATTAAGTGCCATCATGAACAGGTTGGGAAAATACGCGACTTTAAAAAGGTATTTATCTCCTCAGACTGTAATTAATAACTTGTCTCCAAAAATGCAGTTGTTAGAAATTAGCTTACACCGAGCTATAAGACAAGATAATTTTCAAGAATTTGAAATTTATTATCAACCAATAGTCGATATTGCTTCTGGAAAAATAGTAGCTGCTGAAAGTTTATTGCGCTGGCAAAGTCCAGAGTTGGGGATGATTTACCCAACAGAATTTATTCCGTTAGCAGAGTCTACAGGTTTAATTGTCCCAATTGGCAAATGGGTATTAAAAAGGGTATGTCAACAAATTAAAAGCTGGCGTGATGCCGGAATTCGTTCCTTTATTGTTGCTGTAAATCTGTCAGTAATTGAATTTAATCAACCAGATTTCATTCATAATATAGTTACTTTTCTAGCTATCAATGAGTTGGAACCACATTACTTAGAACTAGAACTCACTGAAAGTATGATTATGCAAGATGTAAATAGGGCGATCGCTACTATGAGCGAATTGCAATCTTTGGGTGTAAAAATTGCGATCGATGATTTTGGTACGGGTTATTCTTCTTTGATTTATCTGACAAACTTCCCAATTAATACATTAAAAATAGACCGTTATTTTATCCATAATGTTGCTAATAATTTGCGAAAGTCAGCTATCACTAAGCCATTAATTGAGATGGCTCATAATCTCAATCTAGATGTAGTGGCTGAAGGTGTAGAGACAGAAGCAGAACTAGGTTTTTTACGCCAACATAACTGTAATTCTATGCAAGGTTTTCTATTTAGTCGTCCCTTACCAGCAGCAGAATTTGAAAGAACATTTTTTGCTCACTAA
- a CDS encoding PQQ-dependent sugar dehydrogenase → MKLPARFLLPVFLMTLAAACNQTRANSDNPTPQKSVPSAQLTQNPTEPKNIVRTEAISPTPIRINLKNLPAPFATESASKQPEVVPIPQNPVLRVPPGFTVNVFAEGLDAPRWLALTPSGDVLVTETGQNRIRLLRDSNADGVADVRETFASRDNGLNRPFGMAFAGNSFFLGNTDAVVRFPYTQDQNKITGKGEKIADLPAQGYNNHWTRNVVVSPDRNKLYISVGSGTNVDEEPLPRASIQVMNLDGSQQQTFASGLRNPVGLDFHPVTKELYATVNERDGIGDDLVPDYLTRVKQGAFYGWPYAYLTPNNLDPRQKTDDKSKRPDLAARTQTPDVLFQAHSAALGLQFYDGKTFPKKYRNGAFAAFRGSWNRDRGTGYKIVFVPFDAKGRSLGYYEDFLTGFLLNPSVPTTWGRPVGLLVLPDGSLLLTEEANNRIYRIQYTGE, encoded by the coding sequence ATGAAACTCCCTGCGCGTTTCTTGCTGCCAGTTTTTTTAATGACTTTGGCAGCAGCCTGTAATCAGACTCGCGCTAACTCAGATAATCCTACACCTCAAAAATCTGTACCTTCTGCCCAACTGACACAGAATCCTACAGAGCCAAAAAATATTGTCCGTACTGAAGCAATTTCACCTACACCCATCCGAATCAATCTGAAGAATTTACCAGCACCCTTCGCTACAGAAAGCGCCTCCAAGCAGCCTGAAGTTGTGCCTATTCCCCAAAATCCAGTGCTGCGTGTACCACCAGGTTTCACAGTAAATGTCTTTGCTGAGGGTTTAGATGCCCCACGCTGGCTAGCTTTAACCCCCAGTGGTGATGTCTTGGTGACTGAAACCGGGCAAAATCGCATTCGTCTGTTACGTGACAGCAATGCTGATGGAGTAGCTGACGTTCGAGAAACCTTTGCTAGTAGGGACAACGGACTCAATAGACCTTTTGGGATGGCTTTTGCAGGTAATTCCTTTTTTCTGGGGAATACAGATGCTGTGGTGCGTTTTCCTTATACTCAAGATCAAAATAAGATTACAGGTAAGGGGGAAAAAATTGCCGACTTGCCCGCTCAAGGTTATAACAATCATTGGACGCGCAATGTCGTTGTCTCACCTGATCGCAATAAATTATATATTTCAGTTGGATCGGGAACCAATGTAGATGAAGAACCCCTACCACGGGCTTCGATACAAGTGATGAATTTAGATGGTTCCCAACAACAAACTTTCGCTTCCGGCTTGCGTAATCCTGTTGGTTTAGACTTTCATCCTGTCACTAAGGAACTTTACGCCACTGTCAACGAACGGGATGGAATTGGTGATGATTTGGTGCCAGACTATCTGACACGCGTTAAACAGGGGGCATTTTATGGCTGGCCCTATGCTTATCTAACACCAAACAACCTCGATCCGCGCCAAAAGACAGATGACAAAAGTAAACGTCCCGATTTAGCAGCCCGGACTCAAACGCCTGATGTGCTGTTCCAGGCGCACTCAGCAGCATTGGGCTTACAGTTTTATGATGGTAAAACGTTTCCAAAAAAATACCGGAATGGTGCTTTTGCAGCTTTTCGTGGTTCTTGGAATCGCGATCGCGGTACTGGTTATAAAATTGTATTTGTTCCCTTCGATGCTAAAGGGCGATCGCTTGGCTACTACGAAGACTTTCTTACAGGATTTTTGCTAAATCCTTCTGTACCAACCACTTGGGGACGACCTGTAGGTTTACTCGTGTTGCCAGATGGCAGTCTACTACTGACAGAAGAAGCCAATAATCGGATTTATCGGATTCAATATACGGGGGAGTGA
- the nadB gene encoding L-aspartate oxidase codes for MSQIDIPSQFDVLVVGAGAAGLYTSLCLPESLRVGLITKETVALSASDWAQGGIAAAIAPEDSPTLHIEDTIQAGAGLCDRTAVEFLAQHAPSCIQSLVNLGVAFDRHGQALALTLEAAHSRRRVLHAADTTGREVTTTLTAQVLRRQNIQVIQQALALSLWIEPETGRCQGISLFYQGKITWIRAGAVVLATGGGGQVFAQTTNPAVSTGDGVAIAARAGAILRDLEFVQFHPTALTKSGADRFLISEAVRGEGAHLIDNEGRRFAFDYHPAGELAPRDVVSRAIFSHLQRTALDLATAHVWLDMRPIPAEKIRLRFPNIVKVCQHWGVDVFHEPIPVAPAAHYWMGGIVADLMNRTNIPGLYAVGETASTGVHGANRLASNSLLECIVFGAQMANIKLENIGLPSETPVLPLREFNVDASEWHIQQAQLEALREKLPRLVWESAGICREQSRLETAIATIESWQQDFAALPLSQFLLALRPAEPASFDLPDVERQLGLWAETRNLLDVADLILKSAAFRTESRGGHFRLDYPQPDPSWQVHTLVQTNNWWKSPLLS; via the coding sequence TTGTCTCAGATAGATATTCCCAGCCAATTTGATGTCTTAGTAGTCGGCGCTGGTGCCGCTGGACTATACACATCGCTGTGTCTGCCAGAATCCTTGCGAGTCGGCTTGATTACCAAAGAAACCGTTGCTTTGTCCGCCAGTGATTGGGCACAAGGTGGCATTGCCGCAGCGATCGCCCCAGAAGATTCTCCAACACTGCACATTGAAGATACGATCCAGGCGGGTGCAGGTTTATGCGATCGCACCGCTGTCGAATTTCTCGCCCAACATGCCCCTAGCTGTATTCAATCCCTAGTTAACTTGGGGGTAGCTTTTGACCGTCATGGTCAAGCCTTGGCTTTAACTTTGGAAGCCGCCCATTCTCGCCGCCGTGTTCTCCACGCTGCGGACACCACAGGCAGGGAAGTTACTACCACCCTCACCGCCCAAGTATTACGTCGCCAAAATATTCAAGTCATTCAGCAAGCTTTAGCTTTGAGTTTGTGGATTGAACCTGAAACTGGTCGTTGTCAAGGAATTAGCCTGTTTTATCAAGGTAAAATTACCTGGATAAGAGCTGGTGCTGTGGTACTGGCAACAGGCGGCGGTGGTCAGGTATTTGCCCAAACCACGAACCCGGCTGTAAGTACGGGTGATGGGGTCGCGATCGCAGCTCGTGCTGGGGCTATCCTCCGCGATTTAGAATTTGTCCAATTTCACCCCACTGCTCTCACTAAATCTGGTGCCGATCGCTTCTTGATCAGCGAAGCTGTACGCGGCGAGGGGGCACATCTCATCGATAATGAAGGGCGACGTTTTGCCTTTGACTACCACCCTGCGGGTGAACTTGCACCTAGAGATGTGGTCAGTAGAGCAATTTTCAGCCATTTGCAACGTACCGCCCTTGATTTGGCTACTGCCCATGTGTGGTTGGATATGCGCCCCATCCCCGCCGAGAAGATTCGTCTCCGCTTTCCTAACATCGTCAAAGTTTGTCAGCATTGGGGCGTTGATGTCTTCCACGAACCAATTCCTGTAGCGCCAGCTGCCCATTACTGGATGGGTGGAATTGTTGCGGATCTGATGAATCGCACTAATATCCCCGGTTTGTATGCAGTAGGTGAAACAGCTAGTACAGGTGTGCATGGGGCAAATCGCCTTGCTAGTAATTCCCTGTTGGAATGTATTGTGTTTGGGGCCCAGATGGCTAATATTAAGTTAGAAAATATTGGGCTGCCCTCAGAAACACCAGTGCTGCCGTTACGGGAATTTAATGTTGATGCTAGTGAGTGGCACATCCAACAAGCACAGCTAGAAGCACTCAGGGAGAAGTTACCGCGTTTAGTATGGGAAAGTGCTGGTATTTGTCGAGAGCAATCAAGGCTGGAAACTGCGATCGCTACTATTGAATCTTGGCAGCAAGATTTCGCTGCCTTGCCTTTAAGTCAATTCTTGCTTGCTTTACGTCCAGCAGAACCCGCTAGTTTTGACCTACCAGATGTTGAACGCCAATTGGGACTTTGGGCAGAAACCCGCAATTTATTAGATGTAGCCGATTTAATTCTCAAAAGTGCTGCTTTTAGAACCGAAAGCCGAGGCGGACACTTCCGTTTAGATTATCCTCAACCAGACCCAAGTTGGCAAGTCCACACACTTGTACAAACAAATAATTGGTGGAAATCTCCACTATTGTCTTGA
- a CDS encoding glycoside hydrolase family 10 protein gives MNHQEKRKDINLKIKEARRLFILSCEIVVLSFLSILPVTAATEEPVLSVVYGQENANQWRGISDRLQTIGMKYCVISLSDVKSGGDWGDRRVLFLPNVETLTPTQAIALEDWMSRGGRLIASGPVGSLSSPGVRQLLRSLLGGYWGFSLSDTEQIQAAKTKIPEWTNQTGLFGKVRGGVVIPNDMGTESPAVWNSKDNPAAVVTTERSTFLGWRWGTDTASAAELDNAWLKTSVNHYLTALAPSNRTKKIAGGSQSCSTTVAAAPLVQGSTEAGGQRGSSSPLSPSFTPPKTATAPIPRPLPMVKPPSSQEAIDQLEQAVRLDVAPNSNEPIDHNQAIALQQELENLIGRVESAHLAVLANAANVGEAISEEKQSSRHLNTYTPQSLKEQPTQLASTKLGALAMSNEQALAQVRIIAKNLPQLIAQKNYALARQQWLAAKTTLWQQFPVDRRLAQPEIRAVWLDRGTIVRAGSKAGLAQIFDRLAQAGINTVFFETVNAGYTIYPSQVAKEQNPLIRGWNPLEEAVKLAHERDMELHAWVWTFAAGNQRHNEILNLNPNYPGPVLAAHPDWANYDNLGNMIPVGQTKPFFDPANPEVRQYLLKLFEEIVTKYNVDGLQLDYIRYPFQDPSAGRTYGYGKAARAQFQKLTGVDPVNISPSQADLWQKWTTFRTEQVDSFVAQISQQLRQKQPNLILSVAVFPLPEIERIQKIQQNWETWARRGDVDLIVPMTYALDTSRFQRLAQPWIASKQLGATLLVPGIRLLSLPTIGAFDQLQLVRDLPVSGYALFAAENFSNDLQKLFSNTQGRIQSTTSEPIPYRQPFQTAAIRYTALQREWKFVFQNDQLQRSAEKISDFNNQAEVLRSALNQLAASPSANKLLVARASLTRFQSQFRVLMSQEIKSNSYQVKVWENRLVTIERLLRYGERRVQLRPL, from the coding sequence GTGAACCATCAGGAAAAACGAAAAGATATAAATTTAAAAATTAAAGAAGCTAGAAGATTATTTATTTTAAGTTGTGAAATTGTAGTTTTAAGTTTTTTGAGTATTTTGCCAGTAACGGCGGCGACTGAAGAACCCGTATTGAGTGTAGTGTATGGGCAAGAAAATGCAAATCAATGGAGAGGCATAAGCGATCGCTTACAGACAATAGGGATGAAATATTGTGTAATTTCCCTAAGTGATGTCAAGAGTGGGGGAGATTGGGGCGATCGCCGGGTCTTATTTTTACCAAACGTCGAGACATTAACACCAACTCAAGCGATCGCTCTAGAAGACTGGATGAGTAGGGGAGGGCGTTTGATTGCTAGTGGGCCTGTAGGTAGTTTGTCATCGCCAGGAGTACGGCAGTTATTGCGATCGCTCTTGGGAGGTTATTGGGGATTCAGCCTTAGTGACACAGAACAGATTCAAGCTGCAAAAACCAAGATCCCAGAATGGACAAATCAAACTGGACTCTTTGGTAAAGTGCGCGGGGGTGTTGTGATTCCTAACGATATGGGCACTGAATCTCCTGCTGTTTGGAATTCCAAAGATAATCCGGCCGCAGTAGTGACAACTGAGCGTTCTACCTTTTTAGGCTGGCGCTGGGGAACAGATACAGCCTCAGCAGCTGAGTTAGATAATGCCTGGTTAAAAACTAGTGTCAATCACTATTTGACAGCACTAGCGCCATCAAATCGCACCAAAAAAATAGCAGGAGGTTCCCAAAGTTGCTCTACGACTGTGGCGGCTGCACCCTTAGTGCAGGGGAGCACAGAGGCAGGGGGGCAGAGGGGTAGTTCATCTCCTTTATCTCCCTCATTCACTCCTCCTAAAACTGCGACTGCTCCCATACCTAGACCGCTCCCTATGGTCAAACCCCCAAGTTCTCAGGAGGCTATTGACCAATTAGAACAAGCAGTGCGTTTGGATGTTGCACCTAACTCCAATGAGCCGATTGATCACAACCAAGCGATCGCTCTCCAGCAAGAACTAGAAAATCTGATTGGTCGGGTGGAAAGCGCTCATTTAGCGGTATTAGCTAATGCGGCCAATGTTGGTGAAGCGATATCTGAGGAAAAGCAGTCTTCTAGGCATTTGAACACTTATACCCCTCAATCTCTCAAAGAGCAGCCAACACAATTGGCGTCAACCAAACTGGGGGCGCTAGCCATGAGTAACGAGCAAGCTTTGGCACAGGTAAGGATAATTGCCAAAAACTTACCGCAATTGATTGCCCAAAAAAACTATGCTCTCGCTCGTCAGCAATGGCTGGCCGCTAAAACGACTTTATGGCAGCAGTTTCCTGTCGATCGGAGACTGGCTCAACCAGAAATTCGCGCAGTTTGGTTAGATCGGGGGACGATTGTTCGTGCTGGTAGTAAGGCGGGACTAGCACAGATTTTTGATCGCCTCGCCCAAGCCGGGATTAATACCGTCTTTTTTGAAACTGTTAACGCTGGCTATACAATTTATCCGAGCCAAGTCGCAAAAGAGCAAAACCCATTAATTCGTGGGTGGAACCCACTGGAAGAGGCGGTGAAACTAGCCCATGAGCGAGACATGGAATTACACGCTTGGGTTTGGACTTTTGCTGCTGGCAACCAACGTCATAATGAAATTCTCAACCTTAATCCTAATTATCCAGGGCCAGTACTAGCGGCTCATCCCGATTGGGCAAACTACGATAACCTTGGCAACATGATTCCCGTTGGTCAGACTAAGCCATTCTTCGATCCAGCCAACCCCGAAGTGCGGCAGTATTTGCTTAAGCTGTTTGAGGAAATCGTCACTAAATATAACGTGGATGGTCTACAGCTAGACTACATTCGCTACCCTTTCCAAGACCCATCAGCAGGTCGAACTTATGGCTATGGGAAAGCTGCAAGAGCGCAATTTCAGAAACTTACTGGTGTAGATCCAGTGAATATTTCTCCTAGCCAAGCAGACTTGTGGCAAAAATGGACAACATTTCGCACCGAGCAAGTTGATAGCTTTGTCGCCCAAATATCACAGCAGTTGCGACAAAAGCAACCGAATTTGATTTTGTCGGTTGCAGTATTTCCTTTGCCAGAAATAGAGCGGATTCAGAAAATTCAACAAAATTGGGAAACTTGGGCAAGGCGGGGGGATGTAGATTTAATTGTTCCCATGACTTATGCTCTGGATACTTCTCGGTTTCAACGACTGGCCCAACCCTGGATTGCCTCTAAACAATTAGGAGCTACCTTGTTGGTGCCGGGAATTCGCTTACTTTCTTTGCCAACAATCGGAGCATTCGATCAACTCCAGTTGGTAAGGGACTTGCCAGTTAGTGGTTATGCACTATTTGCCGCAGAGAATTTTAGCAACGATCTCCAAAAACTCTTTAGTAACACCCAAGGTAGAATTCAATCCACAACAAGTGAACCGATTCCTTACCGCCAGCCTTTTCAAACTGCTGCCATCCGTTACACCGCCCTACAACGGGAATGGAAATTTGTTTTCCAAAATGACCAACTACAGAGGTCTGCTGAGAAAATTTCAGATTTTAACAATCAGGCAGAAGTTTTACGCAGTGCTTTAAATCAGCTTGCGGCTTCTCCTTCTGCTAATAAGTTACTCGTGGCAAGAGCCTCTCTAACTCGCTTCCAGTCTCAATTTCGAGTATTGATGAGCCAAGAAATTAAGTCGAATTCCTATCAAGTCAAAGTTTGGGAAAATCGCCTCGTAACTATAGAAAGGCTATTACGTTATGGCGAACGGCGGGTGCAGTTGCGTCCTTTGTAG
- a CDS encoding phosphomannose isomerase type II C-terminal cupin domain produces the protein MTPNENNTQSNINELSAHSGTRYWGEVEVIEEGETYRISRVEIKPRHSIKPQIHYHRNEHWVVVSGVAKVTCGDAEILLNRNESTYVPSATLHKVENPGHIPLIILEIQNGEYLGEDDIERPYDLNLVKPVTEGQ, from the coding sequence ATGACTCCTAATGAAAATAATACTCAGTCAAATATCAACGAATTGTCTGCACATTCAGGTACACGATATTGGGGTGAGGTGGAGGTAATCGAAGAGGGAGAAACCTATAGAATTAGTCGTGTTGAAATCAAGCCCCGGCACAGCATTAAACCACAAATTCATTATCACCGCAATGAACATTGGGTTGTAGTTTCCGGTGTGGCAAAGGTGACTTGTGGCGATGCGGAAATATTACTCAATCGAAACGAATCAACTTATGTCCCCTCAGCAACTCTACATAAAGTAGAAAATCCTGGACATATCCCGCTAATTATTCTGGAAATTCAAAATGGTGAATATTTGGGTGAGGATGATATCGAGCGCCCTTATGACTTAAATTTGGTCAAACCTGTAACTGAAGGACAGTAA
- the psbU gene encoding photosystem II complex extrinsic protein PsbU — protein sequence MKGLARLLTVFSLLLSCWGWLGTTQIAQAASFNSFAFPQVPVLAIERQNRADAKLGTEFGKKIDLNNTNVRAFQQFPGLYPTLAKKIITNAPYQKVEDILDLPGLSDRQKQTLQANLEKFTVTELEPAFNEGDDRFNNGIYR from the coding sequence GTGAAAGGATTGGCGCGTTTATTAACAGTGTTTAGTTTGTTACTTAGTTGCTGGGGATGGTTGGGAACAACTCAAATAGCCCAAGCTGCTAGTTTCAACAGTTTTGCTTTTCCCCAAGTCCCAGTTCTGGCAATTGAGCGGCAGAATCGGGCAGACGCTAAACTAGGAACGGAGTTTGGTAAAAAAATTGATTTGAATAATACCAACGTCCGAGCTTTTCAACAGTTTCCAGGGCTTTATCCCACCCTAGCTAAGAAAATTATCACCAATGCTCCCTATCAAAAGGTAGAGGATATATTGGATCTACCAGGATTGAGCGATCGCCAAAAACAAACCCTGCAAGCCAACCTTGAGAAATTTACCGTGACAGAACTAGAGCCTGCCTTTAATGAAGGAGACGATCGCTTTAACAACGGTATCTACAGATAA